The following DNA comes from Sander lucioperca isolate FBNREF2018 chromosome 2, SLUC_FBN_1.2, whole genome shotgun sequence.
acaaggagagcctgccagagcttcttgtatttggtccgaaagtccgaatcatccaaaaaatgctttcacactgtaaacgaaccggaccatcggtccggaccgagaccacctcttttggtcggaccaaaatttggtcttttgatccggaccgtggtccgggggaggtttcacacctctaattttggttcggatcaaactgaaaagtccgaaagtccggaccaaatgaggtatgtgtgaaaacgcccatAGACTCATAAAGTCCCTCCCCTTGTTTCCACCATGGGACCTTATTAACAGGGAGAGACAAATAATGTTTAAATCCTGTTTCAATTAAGCCATGAATTGAACACATCTgatgtttgtcagtttaaaagataatttagtAAGTAACATTTCAGTGAACTGATGCTTGCAGTGTTTATGTTCTGCAGAGACTTGAGTCAGTGTCTTTCAGGAACGGAAAGCTGAGATTCACTAAAGAGACTCTTCTTCCCTGACAGCGGCTGGTGACTCTGACTCAGCAACATCTGATAGACCCCCTGGCTCATCAGATCGAGTGACTGAcactacaactactactactactactactactactgaaaGTACTACTACTGCTCCTATAACTGAGTATACCACCCCTACTGACATTATTACAACTTCTGACACTCCTACAACTGAATATACCACCCCTACTTACATTATTACAACTTCTGACGCTCCTATAACTGAATATACCACGCCTACTGACATTATTACAACTTCTGAAGCTCCTACAACTGAATATACCACCCCTTCTGACAGTCTTACTCCAGCTAACACTTTTGGCATtgacttttctgacatttctacAACTACTTTTCTGTACACGTTGACTTCTGATGAAGCTGACGTTACTATAACTGAATATACCACCCCTACTGAACCTTTAGGCACTTCCACTGCTGACTTTACTACGACTACAGAAATTTCTACGACTACTTTTCTGTACATGTTGACTTCTGATGAAGCTGACGTTACTATAACTGAATATACCGCCCCTATTGACACTTTCAGCACTTCCACTACCGACTTTACTATGACTACAGACAGTTTTACAACTACTTTCACGTACATGTTGACTTCTGAATCAGCTTCTACAAGCACAGTGAGTCCATCTGCTGTCACAAATACAGCCAGTACTTCTTCTACCACTGACACATTGAGTATTACTTCTGCTGAAACAAGTACTAGCAGTGAAACTAGCACTGTTTTCGACAAAGACAGTGTTCTTACTTTTAGTACCATCATGACTGAAACTAGCTCTACTACTTACTTTGTTGGTACAAACGATGCTGGGGACTTTCCCGAAGCTGGCGTAGACTCTACGACTACAAAAGTTGACACAGTTTTTAGTACTTCAGTCTCTGATCTGTTTACAGAATTTAGCAGTTCAGCAGAACCAACAGCGGACACATTTCCTTTCAGAAGTCCAGCTCCAGAGACAGGAGACACTCTGTACAAACCAGTTTCCACAATCCCAGACACCACCACTCCCAGTACCACTGTTAGCACCTCCAGTTACACCAGTGCCAACAGCCCCACTGTCCCAGACCGCAGCACTGACTCTGAGGTGTCTATTTCTGACCCAGTGACTCCGCCCCCTGACTCCACCACCTCACCAGACAACACCGACTCCACCCTCTCTTGGACTGGTACTATCTTACCTTCTGATGGGCCGACAACATCAACCGGGGCTCCAACAACAACAGCCCTCCCAGAAATAACCCTGGCCAGTGACAGGGTGTTATCTGGAGATACAGACCCAACCAACCAggctggagatgttctacccACAGCAGGAGCTGACACAACTTCTCCTGATGTTCTTCCAGAGACTCCGATCAGTGCACCACCTCCTGATCTACCTCCTCCAGAGGGAGACTTTCCAGATATTCCTCCTCTGGATGAACCTCCATCTGATGAAGGTCTTTCTAATGAACCTCCTCTGGATGTACTTTCTCCTGATGTACCTTCTCCCAATGTACCTCCCTCTGATATATCTTCTCTGGATGTACATTTCTCCTGATGTACCTTCTCCCAATGTTCCTCCATCTGATATATCTTCTCCTAATGTACCTCCATCTGATATACCTTTTCTGGATGTACCTTTCTTCTGATGTACCTTCTCCCAATGTACCTTCTCCCAATGTACCTCCATGTGATATATCTTCTCCTGATGTACCTTATCCCAATGTACCTCCATCTGATATATCTTCTCTGGATGTACCTTTCTCCTGATGTTCCTCCATCTGATATATCTTCTCCTGATGTACCTTATCCCAATGTACATTTCTCCTGATGTACCTTCTCCCAATGTACCTCCCTCTGATATATATTCTCTGGATGTAACTTTCTCCTGATGTACCTTATCCTAATGTTCCTCCCTCTGATATATCTTCTCTGATATACCTCGTCCAGATGTTCCTCCCTCTGATATATCTTCACTGACATACCTTGTCCAGATGTTCCTCTCCCTGATATACTTTCTCCTGATCTCGCTCCTCCAGATGTTCCTCTCCCTGATATACTTTCTCCTGATCTCCCTCCACCAGATGGAGCCTTTCCAAATAAACCTCCTGATGAACCTCCAGGAGTTTCACCTCCAGATGTACCTCCACCTGATGAAGGTCCTTCTAATGTACCTTCCTCTGATCTACCTCCGCTAGATGTATCTTCTCCTAATGTTCCTCCTTCAGATGTTCCTCCTGAAGTGCCCTCCTCTTGGACTCTAGATATTCTGATAGATCTACCTCCTGATGAACTTCTGGATGTACCACCTCCAGATAAAGTTGAAGTATCCCCTCCAGATGTACCTCCCTCTGATATATTTCTTCCTAATGTTCCTCCATCAGATGTTGCTCTCCCCGATATACCTCCTTCTGATCTACCTCCTCTAGATGTAGACCTACCCTCTACTAATGTTCCTTCAGGTGTTCCTCCAGAAGCACCCTCCTCTAGGACTTCAGATATCTTGATAGATGTACCTTCTCCTAAAGTACCTCCCTCTGATATATCTCTTCTGAAAGTACCTCTCCCTGATCTACCTTCTTCTAATGTACCTCCCTCTGATATATCTCTTCTGGAAGTACCTCTCCCTGATCTACCTTCTCCTAATGTTCCTCCTTCAGATGTTCCACCAGAAGCGCCCTCCTCTAGGACTCCAGATATCATGATAGATGTCCCTCCTCCGGAGATACCGCCTCCAGATATTCCTTCCCCTGACGTACCTCCTGTTGTTCCTGTAGAACTCTTGTTGCTTCCTTCTGTAGGAGGCAATGCTGCACTAGACACACGCTCCACCACCTCAAATCTGTCTGACCCTGCTGATGATTTGGTCCCAGTGGACTTTAGCTTCCCTTCTCCGGGTGAGCCATATTCAACTGACCGTGGACCAGATTATGGACCAGATTATGGACCGGATTACGGACCAGCGCCTGTTGGTGAACCTGGGAACTTTCCAGATATTTCCCGTGGATCTGTTGATATTCCTGGATCAAATTCAGTTGACTCGGGACTGGATTCTGTCTCAGCCGGGCTAGATAAAGAGGAAGCAGTAAAAGGTGGAATGGAGTCAGCTCCTGAAGCAGTAGATGATCCAGGGGTAGATTCCTCTGCAGCTCAGATGGAAGTAAAGTCTTCTGGAGAGGATTCAGCTGCTAGGGGACCAGCAGGAGGCTCAGAATCGGTTGCAAAGAAAGACTCTAAACAAGAGAAGACAGAAGagcaaaaagaggagaaagGTACAACATATGTGTACAATATATTTAAAACACTGGGTGCACATTCAGAGATTCTTTGTAATTACCTTTTCCACAAATACCTGTGGATGCTGTATAGCCACAAAACAATAACACAATTTCTACTTCAGTAAATTATGTTGAATGTGATAGATTACTAACATTAAGCAGGTTTCAAGTGAGTGTGAATTTATATTCATGAAGGAAATCAGGTCCATCACTCCCTGCTAACTAAACCTGTCCTGTCAGGATAAGAAGTAGCTGCACACACATGGAGAACTGGCAACAATAAACTGGAAGTATAAATGAGGAGAGACACACAATGCTAAGAAAGTCCAGATGTAACTTTTACCTGCAAAAACCTGCTGAGTGCTGACTCTGTAAATGTTGAGTTTCTTTcaaagcagctgcagcagcttcAAATGTTTATCAAACTGCAGTggaataaactgaaaaaaacatttccttctCTGTTAAACCAAACAGTCACTGAGGCCAAAGAGGAAacacaaaaggaaacaaaagaaggaaaggaaacaaaagaaggaAAGGAGAAAGATGACAAAGGCTACGAGaaaaaaggtacaatatgtataAACAGTCGTGGAACTTCCACCTACtggttagcattagcattagcaacaGCGGCAGTAGAAGTAGTCACAGTATGTTTGATACTTCAGTAGCAGTGCTGAGGTCTGATTGGCCACAATTGGCTATTTGGTTACAAACCTTCTTTTGTGGTTAAAGCGACCCAGAAGATTCTGATTCCAGGAGGACCAAAGGTCAGTCAGCTGTCCAAAATCGCCTACGTCTCCTTCCAGGGTAAGAACACCTCTTCAACCTGAGACCCTTCCTACTGTAAATAGACCCCTCCCCTGTAAATAGACTCCTCCCTTGTAAATAGTCTCCTCCTCCTGTACATAGACCCTTCCCCCTGTAAATAGACCCTTCCTCCTGTACATAGATCCCTCCCCTGTTTATAGACTGCTCCCCCTGTATATACACCCCTCTTCctgtatatagatagatagatcctttattaatcctttGCAGGAAATTACAGTGTCACAGCAGCTTCAAGACAGACATAACACCACACATCTACTCAAATATATCCATACCAATaagttaaaatacaaaaatataaaaaaggaaaagttatttttgtgcattatagagttgtatatgtatatgtgcacATTGGTGCAATCAGTCTTTGACTAAAGGTGCTGCTGTTTATCACCTTCAGGAGGTGAAGTGGGTGTGCAGAGTTGGTCAGTATTGATCCTAGTTTATTTAATGTTCTAGCACCTGCCACCTGTTGGACCGTCTCTAGTTCAGCCCCGACCACCGAGCCGGCATCCTTGATGAGCTTGtccactctgtttctgtctgctgtGCGGACACCATCTCCCCAACAGGCTATAGAAAAAGACAGAGCACTGGCCACCACTGTGTGATAGACACTGCAGAGCAAAGGTTGGCAGATATTAAATGACCTTAGCCTCCTTAAAAACTAGAGTTGGCTTTTCCCCTTATGGTACACTGCCTCCATATGGCTCTTTCAGTCCAGCTTGCTGTCAAGCTGCACACCGAGGTACCTGTGGTTGGCCACCAACTCCACCTCAGTGCCCCTGATGGTGATTGGTGTTGGTTggatcttcctcctcctccttaagtccacaaccatctccttGGTTTTTGTGGTATTGAGATGGAGGTGATTGTCCGCACTCCATTTCACGAAGTTGTTGAAGAGTGTTCCTCTGTACTCCTCCTCATCGTCTCCTCTGATAAGGCCGACAACTGTGGTGTCATCTGAGAATTTCTGCAAGAAGCATCTGCCGGTTTTGTGTTGGAAATCCGCTGTGTAGATGGAGATGGTAAACCGGAACGGAGCCAGCACAGTTCCTTGTGGCGCCCCCGTACTGGTTAGAATAGTGCTTGAGACACTGTTCTGCAGGCGTACATACTGTGGTCTGAGGGATAGATATCCCAAACACCACAGGACCAGTGATGGATCCACCTTCATATTTCCCATCTTCTCACCTAACAGTCAAGGCTGAATGGTATTAAAAGCGCTTGAGAAGTCAAAAAATGTAATCCGCACAGATGCATCAGGGGTGTCCAGGTGTGTATATGCCCTCTGCAGCATATACATGAGGGCATCATCAACACTGATGTTGGGCTGATATGCAAACTGTAGAGGGTCCATTTGAGTTGACACACTAGTCCTGATGTAGGAAAGGACAAGTCTCTCAAATGTCTTCATGACATGTGAGGTGAGCGCTACCGGTCTGTAGTCATTGTGGTGGGTAGGATGATTTTTCTTTGGGACAGGGACCAGGCAAGATATTTTCCACAGCCTTGGGACCTTCTGTAAATGTAGGCTCAGGTTGAACAGGTGTGTTAAAATACCACATAGCTCTGCGGAGCAGGGCTTCAGTAGCCTTGGACTGATGTCATCAGGCCCCACAGCTTTCCTTGGCTTCAGTCCGCCCAGCATCCTCTTGACCTGAGCTGGATGAAGAATCATAGGCGGGGCTGCTGGTGGGGTAGGAGGTGGGAAAAGGGGACTATGAGCAAATTATATCATAGGTGtgttggagagagagggaggagatggaGCGGAAGCAGCAATGGTCAGCAGACCAGGTGGAGGATATGGAGTGATGTGGGGCAGCCAAATCTGTTGAAGAATctgttcagaatcagaatcagaatcagaaagggctttattgccaagtacgttgcacatacgaggaatttgtcatggtgttgttggagcatgtcatacatacaaatataagaaggataaaaagatataaacaatataagtataaacatatacacagtacgtattaataacgataaaataaatttaaataaatagtaaaataagttaaacagtagtgaaaagggacgctacagcagagtaggtacagtggcatgaggagccagaggtggggtgtggagagagtcaggatggattccgagccttgtttagaaggctagtggcggaggggaaaaaactgtttatgtggcgtgaggttttggtcctaatggacctcatcctcctgccagaggggagtggctcaaagagcttgtgtccggggtgggaggggtcagccacaatcttaccagcacgcttcagagtcctggtggcgtataggtcctggagtggcagcagattgcagccaatcaccttctcagctgaccgaatgacacgctgcagcctgcccttggcagtggcagcagcgtaccagatggtgatggaggatgtgaggatggactcaatgatggctgtgtaaaagtgcaccatcattgtctttggcaggttgaatttcttcagctgccgcaggaagtacatcctctgttgtgctttcttgacgagggagctgatgttcagctcccacttgaggtcctgggagatggtagttcccaggaagcggaaagactccacagtgtcaattgtggagccacagagggtgatgggggcaggtgaggctgggttctttctgaagtccacaaccatctccactgtctttagagcgttgagctctagattgttttgcttgcaccaggtcaccaggtggtcagcctcccacctgtaggcggactcgtctccatcagagatgagtccgatgagggaggtgtcgtccgcaaacttcagaagcttgacggactggtgactggaggtgcagctgttggtgtacagggagaagagcagaggagaaagaacgcagccctggggggatccggtgctgatggtctgtgagtcggagacgtgtttccccagcttcacatgctgcttcctgtcagacaggaagtcagtgatccacctgcaggtggagtcaggcacaccaagctgggagagtttctgctgaagcagagccgggatgatggtattgaaggcagagctgaagtccacaaacaggatcctggcgtaggttcctgcggagtccaggtgccggaggatgtagtggagggccaggttgactgcatcgtctacagacctattggctctgtaggcaaactgcagggggtccaggagggggtcggtgaggtctttgaggtgtgaaagcacaaggcgctcaaaggacttcataaccacagaggtcagggcgacgggtctgaagtcattaagtcctgtggtccttggcttcttggggacagggattatggttgaggtcttgaagcaggctggcacgtgacatgtctccagtgaggtgttaaaaatgtctgtgaacactggagacagctggtcagcgcagtgcttcaagctggatggggagacagcatccggtccagcagctttcctgggattctgtctcctgaacagtctgttgacgtccctctcgtgaatggagagagtcgtcactgaggtgggagggggggtggaggtggaggggacctttaaggagggcattggtgggggggcccaggaccctgctgaggtgggcggggtggaggtgatgcacagtggctgtagctgtagggaggtgtcatgggggatggtgtcaggactgtccttttgtctttcaaatcgacagtagaactcgttcaggtcgttggctaggtgtcggtcattgaaggagtggggggttttaggcttgaagttggtgatctgcctaagtcctttccagacagtcgcagagtcattagctgagaactcgcgttggagcttctcagagtaccgatgtttagcctccttcactgccttgctaaatttgtactttgactctttaaatctgtctttgtccccactcctgaacgcctcttccttagccagccttaaccttctgagtttggctgtgaaccagggtttgtcattgttttaactcaccctggtgcttgatggaacacagcagtcctcacagaagctgatgtatgacgtcacagcctctgtgtactcatccagactgtgggaagcagtcctgaacacatcccagtcagtacaatccaaacacgactggagatcctccacagctacactggtccacttccttgatgtcctcgctacaggtttgcagagctttagtttctgcctgtaggcggggatcaggtggaccatgacgtggtcagagtgccccagtgcaacacgggggacggcgtgataagcatccctgactgtggtgtaacagtgatccagaatgttctcctctctggtcgggcatttaatatgttgtctatatttagggagttcatgagtgaggttccctttattaaagtcaccaaggacaataactagggagtccgggttggtccgctccacacacagtatctggtcggcaagcatgcgctgcgcgtcctgcacgttggcctgcggtgagatgtaaacaccgaccagaatgaatgaatggaactcacggggtgaataaaaaggcttacagtttatggtgaaatactcgaggtcaggagaacaatacTGCTGGATCACagtcacgtcgttgcaccaaccgctgttgatgtagaaacagattcctccacctttagttttgccggagagagccgtgtctctgtccgctctgaaaagctggaagcctgccagctgcagcgcagagtccggtattaatccacagagccacgtctccgtgaagcacaaaacagcagttgtaattcctccactttgttgggcagagagcgcacgttagagaggaatattccaggtaacggtgtgcgtgatcctcgctggcggagacgcaccagcgcaccggcccgtttccctctcctccggcgtttctctgcgtgagcaaaggtgagcgcacctttgaccagaatgtccaaaatttccagtgaagggagaagacaagtgggaaataagtctgatggtgttgttgccctgaagttcacgagctcttcacttgtgaatgagatacgggtaccatcgcaagaaacaaagttaaaacacaaaacaaaacaaaacagagcgctcCAACACACCGTGTCGCCATTCTGCGGCGCCATCTTGAAGATGATCAGATCATCAGCCAGACTCTGTTCGCCATCAGGCAGCGTACCGCCCTTCTGCTTCATGCCTGTGATCATCCCAGCCCATACCTGCCTCACTCCATcttgctgcagctgctgttctAATTTCAACCTATACACTTCTTTTCCCTCCTTAATCTTCCCTTTCAGTACCTTTGAAGTTCTTTGATTTATTCCTGTCTCTTTCCCTGAAAGCCTTTCTCTTCTCGTTTAGTAATCCCCATACTCACAGAACACATCCCAATCTGTAGTCTCAAAACAGAACTTCAGGGCTTCATCAGCTTCAGGATCCCAGCATGTTGATGTTGTGATGGTGACAGGCAGCCTCTTGACAGCTgggatggaggagggagagaggtgtAGCATGTCCTGGTCTGAGCGCCCAAGAGAGGGCAGTGCAGTACATTTGGATGCATTTTTCACACTGGCGTACAAGAGATCCAGCGTTTTATCACCCCTGGTTGTGCACTCAACAAACTGTTTGAAAGTGGGCAAATTCTTAGAGAGACTGACATAGATGAAATCTCCAGACATATAAATGAACGCGTCTGGGTACTGGGTCCTGAAGTCTCGCGATAGTGGTGTGTACCATGTCACAAGCGGCTTCCGCCTTGGCAGATGgagaaatgtaaacaacaatggctTCCACCACAGTGAACTCCCTGGGTAGGTAATATGGTCTTAAACTAACCACTAAAAGTTCAATGTCCTTGTTGCATACCTGTTCTTTAGTAGTAGCGTGCTTAGGGTTACACCACTTGTTGACGAGCAGTATAAGCCCCCCTCCTTTCTGCTTACGGCTCGCTGCGGGGTCCCTGTCAGCTCATATCGTGAAGCCGGTGAAACTGACCAGAGAGTCGGGCGTGTTGTTTGTCAGCCACGTCTCTGTCAGGAATATGATGCTGCTCTCCCGGTACATTTTCTGGGTCCTGACAAGGGTTTCTAGCTCCTCTAATTTGTGTGTTAAGCAGCGAACGTTTCCCATGGTTATAGATGGTAGGGCTGGTTTAAAAGACTCTATTCATGTTTTCGCCTTCCTCTTGTTTCTCTTCACCCCGGCACGCGTTCCCCGATGCTTCCTCCGTAAAAGTTCCTTCGGTATGTCATGTTGAATCCCGAATATTGAGCGACGTACCAGGTTCAACAGTTTCTGGCGGTTGTATGTCCAGGCAGTTTGCTCCATCTGTCTTGCAGATATCAGGCACATATTGAGGATTAGTTAAGACAAAAACTTGCTAAAAGTCTTGATGGTCAggcttacaaaaataaaaaaaaaaaacgctatgGTTGTAGCTTAGATAAAatactaaaaacacacacagctgcacgCAACAGGCTGCTGCCTCACCTTCCCCTGTAAATAGACCCCTCTCCCTGTAAACAGATTGTGtggatgatctgtaatctgaatgTATTCAGTCTCTCTGACGACAACCTTCaaatgaatatttaataatGAACATGTATATAAAACATCATCGTGTTAAGTCGATTCTGAGCCAGCCAGCTTTTTGATCAGTTGAGGCATTTCCCATCATGCCGTGGGTCTTTCAGTCAGCGCCTGGCCCTATAAAAACTGCAGCCGCCTTGATATTGTGAGGTTATCATTGACTatgtgtgcatgacgtcagttGGGATCAAGTCAGACACAAATCTACACAGCGTCATCTCCACCAAgtctattttgtttttctttgttttttctatTACCATCCATCAGATGCTGCAGTAAATGTTTGCTACCGGGTTTATCAGGCTGTGTAACTTTCTACAGACAGGTCACTATGACCTGGAGTCAAAACACAAACTAACTTATTAACAGTCTGACCTGCACACATACCTGTCTGCTCTGCTGCCATGCCCATCAGTGTT
Coding sequences within:
- the ntng2a gene encoding mucin-5AC isoform X2, giving the protein MPPLLPLLLLLLPALARCQSAGPFDECRALRGSEAGPGWEFFPCQPPPANMKEVMQIRVDPPGITCGNPPERFCTLENPYLCSDECDASSPDLSHPPQLMGDRERGGLITYWQTVTWSRYPEPLLANITLSWNKSLEVVDDIVVTFEYGRPTSMVLEKSMDKGVTWQPYQYYADDCLEAFGMSPKRVSDLAPSNLTRVICTEQYSRWVGAKEEKIVVFEVRTRFGVFAGQKLINMHALYTRMETMKGLRDFFTFTNLRLRLLRPALGGTYVQRDNLLKYFYAVSNIDVPARCKCNQHASQCVLRDATLQCECDHNTSGQDCQRCRQGFKSRSWRPGSYLPLPRGSANTCEAVETADTAGDSDSATSDRPPGSSDRVTDTTTTTTTTTTTESTTTAPITEYTTPTDIITTSDTPTTEYTTPTYIITTSDAPITEYTTPTDIITTSEAPTTEYTTPSDSLTPANTFGIDFSDISTTTFLYTLTSDEADVTITEYTTPTEPLGTSTADFTTTTEISTTTFLYMLTSDEADVTITEYTAPIDTFSTSTTDFTMTTDSFTTTFTYMLTSESASTSTVSPSAVTNTASTSSTTDTLSITSAETSTSSETSTVFDKDSVLTFSTIMTETSSTTYFVGTNDAGDFPEAGVDSTTTKVDTVFSTSVSDLFTEFSSSAEPTADTFPFRSPAPETGDTLYKPVSTIPDTTTPSTTVSTSSYTSANSPTVPDRSTDSEVSISDPVTPPPDSTTSPDNTDSTLSWTGTILPSDGPTTSTGAPTTTALPEITLASDRVLSGDTDPTNQAGDVLPTAGADTTSPDVLPETPISAPPPDLPPPEGDFPDIPPLDEPPSDEDVPPEAPSSRTPDIMIDVPPPEIPPPDIPSPDVPPVVPVELLLLPSVGGNAALDTRSTTSNLSDPADDLVPVDFSFPSPGEPYSTDRGPDYGPDYGPDYGPAPVGEPGNFPDISRGSVDIPGSNSVDSGLDSVSAGLDKEEAVKGGMESAPEAVDDPGVDSSAAQMEVKSSGEDSAARGPAGGSESVAKKDSKQEKTEEQKEEKVTEAKEETQKETKEGKETKEGKEKDDKGYEKKATQKILIPGGPKVSQLSKIAYVSFQDCECNGHSNRCSYIDFINVVTCVSCKHNTRGQNCQFCRLGYYRNPSLPLDDEDVCVECECSAAGSLSPHCSESGLCQCKGGATGRRCDSCLPGYTWRGGGASCTENVCDKEGLICQNGGTCVDFQRCVCPENATGVLCENRVCLKHGGCQDDAESSAPSLTSQLYLLSLGLICSTVR
- the ntng2a gene encoding mucin-5AC isoform X1, producing the protein MPPLLPLLLLLLPALARCQSAGPFDECRALRGSEAGPGWEFFPCQPPPANMKEVMQIRVDPPGITCGNPPERFCTLENPYLCSDECDASSPDLSHPPQLMGDRERGGLITYWQTVTWSRYPEPLLANITLSWNKSLEVVDDIVVTFEYGRPTSMVLEKSMDKGVTWQPYQYYADDCLEAFGMSPKRVSDLAPSNLTRVICTEQYSRWVGAKEEKIVVFEVRTRFGVFAGQKLINMHALYTRMETMKGLRDFFTFTNLRLRLLRPALGGTYVQRDNLLKYFYAVSNIDVPARCKCNQHASQCVLRDATLQCECDHNTSGQDCQRCRQGFKSRSWRPGSYLPLPRGSANTCEAVETADTAGDSDSATSDRPPGSSDRVTDTTTTTTTTTTTESTTTAPITEYTTPTDIITTSDTPTTEYTTPTYIITTSDAPITEYTTPTDIITTSEAPTTEYTTPSDSLTPANTFGIDFSDISTTTFLYTLTSDEADVTITEYTTPTEPLGTSTADFTTTTEISTTTFLYMLTSDEADVTITEYTAPIDTFSTSTTDFTMTTDSFTTTFTYMLTSESASTSTVSPSAVTNTASTSSTTDTLSITSAETSTSSETSTVFDKDSVLTFSTIMTETSSTTYFVGTNDAGDFPEAGVDSTTTKVDTVFSTSVSDLFTEFSSSAEPTADTFPFRSPAPETGDTLYKPVSTIPDTTTPSTTVSTSSYTSANSPTVPDRSTDSEVSISDPVTPPPDSTTSPDNTDSTLSWTGTILPSDGPTTSTGAPTTTALPEITLASDRVLSGDTDPTNQAGDVLPTAGADTTSPDVLPETPISAPPPDLPPPEGDFPDIPPLDEPPSDEDGAFPNKPPDEPPGVSPPDVPPPDEDVPPEAPSSRTPDIMIDVPPPEIPPPDIPSPDVPPVVPVELLLLPSVGGNAALDTRSTTSNLSDPADDLVPVDFSFPSPGEPYSTDRGPDYGPDYGPDYGPAPVGEPGNFPDISRGSVDIPGSNSVDSGLDSVSAGLDKEEAVKGGMESAPEAVDDPGVDSSAAQMEVKSSGEDSAARGPAGGSESVAKKDSKQEKTEEQKEEKVTEAKEETQKETKEGKETKEGKEKDDKGYEKKATQKILIPGGPKVSQLSKIAYVSFQDCECNGHSNRCSYIDFINVVTCVSCKHNTRGQNCQFCRLGYYRNPSLPLDDEDVCVECECSAAGSLSPHCSESGLCQCKGGATGRRCDSCLPGYTWRGGGASCTENVCDKEGLICQNGGTCVDFQRCVCPENATGVLCENRVCLKHGGCQDDAESSAPSLTSQLYLLSLGLICSTVR